The Fusibacter sp. A1 genome has a segment encoding these proteins:
- the rpsU gene encoding 30S ribosomal protein S21: MSGIIIGENESIDSALKRFKRETARAGLMAEIRKREHYEKPSVKRKKKSEAARRKKKKR; encoded by the coding sequence ATGTCTGGTATCATTATTGGCGAAAACGAATCAATTGATAGCGCACTTAAACGCTTTAAAAGAGAAACAGCGAGAGCTGGTCTTATGGCTGAGATTAGAAAAAGAGAACACTATGAAAAGCCAAGCGTTAAGCGTAAAAAGAAATCGGAAGCCGCTAGAAGAAAAAAGAAAAAAAGATAA
- a CDS encoding GatB/YqeY domain-containing protein: MALKEQLMADLKEAMKAKDAVRKSTITMLRAAIKQVEIDTREELSEDDCIEIIIKQIKQKRAAREEFIKGQRQDLADEAESEIEVLMAYMPEQLSEEEVIAIIKAGIASTGATSMKEMGKVMGAVKDQLNGRSDNKFVADQVKKLLS; encoded by the coding sequence ATGGCGCTCAAAGAACAGCTCATGGCCGATCTAAAAGAGGCCATGAAAGCAAAGGACGCCGTAAGAAAATCGACGATTACTATGCTTAGGGCAGCAATCAAGCAAGTAGAAATCGATACGCGCGAGGAGCTTAGTGAAGATGACTGTATAGAAATCATCATCAAGCAAATCAAGCAGAAACGTGCAGCCCGAGAAGAATTTATAAAAGGACAACGACAAGACTTGGCCGATGAAGCCGAATCTGAAATCGAAGTTCTTATGGCTTATATGCCTGAACAGTTATCTGAAGAAGAAGTCATTGCCATTATCAAAGCAGGTATCGCGTCTACTGGTGCGACATCTATGAAGGAAATGGGTAAAGTGATGGGCGCTGTCAAAGATCAACTCAACGGCAGATCTGACAATAAATTCGTTGCTGATCAAGTTAAAAAGCTCTTATCTTAG